A part of Caretta caretta isolate rCarCar2 chromosome 1, rCarCar1.hap1, whole genome shotgun sequence genomic DNA contains:
- the LOC125637949 gene encoding uncharacterized protein LOC125637949 codes for MRDRGDSRDTTQYRVKLKELRQAYQKTKESNEHSGTEPQTCYFYPELHAILGGAATTTPPLSMDSDDGVLSAMPEDFADGEDDDEEDKLEESTQHTVLPDSLDLFVTLTEIPSQPNQAGEGTSAANVSSLPPPSQRLSHIRRRKKRTHDEMFSELMQSSGTDRAQQNVWRDTVAQYRKASNEHEDRRDDRDERWWQGDQRRQDATLGLLRDQTDMLWHLVEVQKQQQDHRLLL; via the exons atgagggacagaggcgacagcagggacacaacacagtaccgcgtgaaacttaaggagctcagacaagcgtaccagaaaaccaaagaatcaaacgaacactctgggacagagccccagacatgctacTTCTACCcggagctgcatgcaattctagggggggccgccaccactaccccacccctgtccatggactccgatgatggggtactctctgccatgcctgaggattttgcagatggggaagatgatgatgaggaggacaagcttgaggagagcacacagcacactgttctccccgacagcctgGATCTTTTtgtcaccctgactgaaataccctcccaacccaaccaagctggagaaggaacctctg ctgcaaatgtttcaagcctccctcctccatcccaaaggctatctcataTAAGGCGGAGGAAAAAACGCAcacacgatgaaatgttctctgagctcatgcagtcgtccggcactgacagagctcagcagaatgtgtggagagacacagtagcacagtacaggaaagcatccaatgaacatgaggacaggagggacgatcgagatgagaggtggtggcagggagATCAGAGAAGGCAGGATGCAacactggggctactgcgggatcaaacggacatgctctggcatctggtggaggttcagaaacaacagcaggatcacagactgctgctgtag